CATGCGCGCGATCTGCATCTCGTGCTCGGGCCGTCGAAAGATGGCAAGCCGGTACGCTTTCGCGTGAGCATCGACGGCGCCGCCCCCGGCGCTTCGCACGGCAGCGACATTCAGGCCGATGGAAGCGGTATCGTCAAGGAAGAGCGTCTCTATCAACTCGTGCGGCAACCAGGTCCGGTTGGGGATCGCACGTTCACCATCGAATTTCTCGACCCCGGCGTGGAAGCCTATGCGTTCACGTTCGGTTGAGCCCGGTCAAACCCGATTCATCGAGGAGTATTCATGTTGAAGAACACCAGCAAGTCATTCAAGATCGCGAGCGTGGCCGTGCTGTTCGCAGGCGCGTTCGCATTGCAGCGCGTTGCTTATTCGAGCGAGGAAGCCGTAAAGATTCCGCCGCCCGCGCACGATGAAACGGCAGGCGCGGTTCATACGGAAACCGCTGTGTTTGCAGGCGGCTGCTTCTGGGGCGTACAAGGCGTCTTCCAGCACGTGCGCGGCGTGAAGGAAGTGATGGCAGGCTACGCGGGCGGCGCGGCGAACACTGCGCAATACGAACGCGTAAGCGATGGCGACACGGGACACGCGGAGTCCGTGCGCGTGACTTACGATCCGGCACAGGTCACGTACGGCAAGCTCTTGCAGATCTTCTTTTCTGTCGCGCATAACCCGACCGAATTGAACTATCAGGGCCCGGACCACGGCACGCAATATCGCTCGGCTGTCTTTCCGACGAACCAGGCCCAACGCGATGTCGCCAACGCCTATATCGCGCAGCTCGACAGCGCGCATGTGTATCGCGGCAAGATTGTCACGAAGGTCGAAGACTACACGAGCTTCTATCCGGCGGAGAGCTATCACCAGAACTATCTGACCGAGCATCCGGAAAGCCCGTATATCGCAATCAACGATCTGCCCAAGATCGGCAATCTCAAGCAGATGTTTCCGGGTGCCTATCGTCAGGATGCGGTGCTTGTTACGGTCGCGTCCAAATAGGCATCGACGATCGCGAGTGCTTCGGGCATGTTGCGTCGGCCGAAGCCCAGGCGAAAATGCGCGTCGCCATGATCGACTAGCGAGGAAGGCAACAGCAGCACGCCCGTACGTTCGAGCAGTTCAGCGCAGAACTGCTCGGCGTGCCCTTGTTTCAGTCGCACGAAACCGATGGTGCCCGCACGCGGACGATGCCACTCGAAGCGATTCGCGTGACGCGCGAAGAATTCGTCCAGCAAACTCAGATTGCCTCGCGCGATGTTCGTGTTGCGTGCGATCAGCGCCTCGGTATGACGAACCGCGATGGTGGAAAGATACTCGCTCGGCGCGCTATTACTGATGGTCAGATAGTCCTTGAACGTGCTCATGCGTTCGAGCACGGCCGCGCTTCGGGTCGCGATCCAGCCTAATCTCAAGCCCGCCAGTCCGTGCGTCTTCGACAGCGCGCCCAGCGAGATCGCGCGTTCGTACACATCGCACGCTGCGGGCAGACGATCGGCGATATCGTATTCGAGCCCGCGATACACTTCATCGCTGAAGAGCCACAGGTTGTGCTTGCGTGCGAACGCAACGATTGCGTCGAACACCTCGCGCGTGGGCAGATAGCCGGTCGGATTATGCGGCGCGCAAATCACGAGCGCACGCGTCGCGGGCGTGAGGAGCGTCTCCAGTTCGTCGGGGTCGAGCGCCCAGCCCGCTTCTTCACGCGCCTTCC
This portion of the Caballeronia insecticola genome encodes:
- the msrA gene encoding peptide-methionine (S)-S-oxide reductase MsrA, which encodes MLKNTSKSFKIASVAVLFAGAFALQRVAYSSEEAVKIPPPAHDETAGAVHTETAVFAGGCFWGVQGVFQHVRGVKEVMAGYAGGAANTAQYERVSDGDTGHAESVRVTYDPAQVTYGKLLQIFFSVAHNPTELNYQGPDHGTQYRSAVFPTNQAQRDVANAYIAQLDSAHVYRGKIVTKVEDYTSFYPAESYHQNYLTEHPESPYIAINDLPKIGNLKQMFPGAYRQDAVLVTVASK
- a CDS encoding aminotransferase class I/II-fold pyridoxal phosphate-dependent enzyme; translation: MQPTPFKLERYFAQHEFTARHLLCSSDPESMSIGELLAFEPGSIDALRETWLGYTEYPGAPALRRALATLYENVQADEIIVHTGAQEAIYSFMHSMLAPGDHMIVHMPGYQSHYSVAEAMGVKVSPWKAREEAGWALDPDELETLLTPATRALVICAPHNPTGYLPTREVFDAIVAFARKHNLWLFSDEVYRGLEYDIADRLPAACDVYERAISLGALSKTHGLAGLRLGWIATRSAAVLERMSTFKDYLTISNSAPSEYLSTIAVRHTEALIARNTNIARGNLSLLDEFFARHANRFEWHRPRAGTIGFVRLKQGHAEQFCAELLERTGVLLLPSSLVDHGDAHFRLGFGRRNMPEALAIVDAYLDATVTSTAS